The sequence below is a genomic window from Sandaracinaceae bacterium.
GCGACGGCGGGGCTGTGGCGTCGCTTGGGCAGCCGCCCCCCCAGAGCCGTCGGCGGGGGGGAAGATCTCGATCAGGCGCGCCGCGAGGTCCGCCGCCGTCGCGTAGTGGATGGGCTCGATCCAGATTTGTTCGCCCGTGCGCTCGACGTCGATGGCCTCGATCAGCCGCAGCATGCGGCGGATCTGCGTCCCCGTGTCGGTGATGATGACGGTGTTCGTCGGCGCGTACGCGATGACGCTGCCGTCGCTCGACTTGAAGCGGCCCAGCAGGTTGGCCACGTCCTCGGCCGAGACGTTGTCGAGGCGCTGCAGGCGCGTCATGTAGCGGTCCTGTGCGGGAATGGCGCCGCTGTCGGACATGCCGAGTGGCTGTGTCTCGATGCCCCCGGTCTCCATGATCTTGAGGTAGCGGCCGGCCGGCACCACCGTCAGGCCGTTGACCTCGAGGATGCTCAAGAACGCGTTGTACGCCTCGGCCGCGGTCACCTTGGTGGGCGCGTACACCGTCGCCTTGATCGCGCGCACCTTGCCCGGGAGGATGAAGCGCTTGCCCGTCATGTTGGAGATCAGGCGCACCAGGTCGGGCAGGTCGGCCTCCTCCAGGTTGAACGTGACGCGCGCGCGCGGCGACATCGGGCGGAAGTCCACGCCGCTGTCGAACTCGGTCACGCCCTCGGCCCCCGAGGTGCCGTTCGCGGCAGGGTTGGGCGGGCGCGTGCGCACGCTGGGTTGAGCGCGGCGGATGCGCGCGCGGGCGCCCGTGGGCGGGGCCTCCTGAGCGTCGACGTAGCTCAGCCCCGCGAGCATGACGGACGCGGAGAAACACAGAAGGGGGAGCGCGGTGGTGAGCTTCATTGAACGCTGTAGTCGATGGTGAGCGGCTGTCCGCGGCGGACGACCGAGAGGGAGAGGGAGTCGGCGCCGGACAGGCGCGTGTAGGCCTCGAGCGCAGTGTCGGGGCTGGTGAGGTCGAAGCCGTTCATGGTGCGGACCATGTCGCCGTTCTGGATGCCCAGACGGCCCAGCACGCTGTTCCGGCGGATGCCGTACATCTTCACGCCCACCACGCGGCCGTTCTCCTCGTGGGGGATGACGCGGGCGGTGCGCATGATCTCTTCTTGGTTGCGCATGACCTCCTCGAGGAAGCTGCGCTGGACGGTGAAGTTGCGGTCGCTCTGGCGCGTGATGCCCGACTCCATGTCCTCGTTGGAGATTCCGTCGCCACTCTCGGCGGTGGTGGCGGGCGTGGCGGTCGGGGTCGGGGTGGCCTCGGCGACCGCGGGGGCGGCCGCCCCGGGGGCGCCGCTGGTCTCGGGCTCGAACATGGCCATGTAGCAGCGCTGCGTGCCCGAGATCATGAACACGTGGTGGCGGTCGATGTACTCGATGGTCTTGCCATCCACGGTGCTGCCCACGCGGTACAGGCGCGACGCGCCGTTGAGCGTGATGGCCACGAGGGAGTGCGCCTGCGAGGCGGTCACGATGGCCGCCGTGAGCACGGCCTGACCGACGCACGCAGGCACGTCGCAGGGGTGGTCGACACAGTCGCTGGGCCCGGCAATGGCCTCTTCTGGGACGCCGGCGTCTTCCTCGACCACGGGCGGCGGAGGACCCTGCAGCATCAGCTTGACCTTGTCGTGGTCGACATCGACCCGCCGGTTGGTGGCGACGGCGTCAGCGCCAGGGGTGGTCAGCCGCTCGTGCTCGTCCCCCCCCACCACGGGTGCGCGGTCGATCAGCGCCGCCCCCATCAGGTTGGTGGCGCCCTGCGCCAAGAACAGGGCGCACATCCCCAGCGTGGAGAGGAGAATCACGGCGGCGACGCGCTGCTGTCGAGGGGTACCCATACGAACTCATTCCCGTGCAAAGCAACGGGCGTGCCTACTCCGAAAATGTCCCCGACACCAGCGAAACACCCATGTTTCTCGCGTGTTCGGGGGTGTGAGGGACCCGCGGCGGGACAACCTGTCACGCGTGCCGCGGAGATCTCCCGGGCCTATGACAAAATGTCACGGCTGGGCTGAGCGCCGGCCTCGATCCCCAGGGCGGCGTCGCGCTCCGCGAGCTTGCGGTAGATCGTCCGGGCGCTGATCCCAAGCAGCTGTGCGGCCAGCTGCTTGTCCCCGTCCGTGTGCGCCAGCGTGGCGTCGATGGCCCGCTGCTCCAGGTCGGCCATGGTGGTGCCCACGGCGAACTCCAGCTGGTCACCTCGGCGCTGCGCGTGCGCTACGTGCTCGGGCAGGTCCTCCAGCCCGAGCGTCCCGGTGCGGTTCAGCACCACGGCCCGCTCGATCACGTTCTCCAGCTCGCGCACGTTGCCCGGCCACTCGTACTCGGCCAGCTGCGCCATCGCTTCACGCGACGGCTTCAGCGGCGGCTTGCCGTTCTTGCGCGCGTACACGTCGAGGAAGTGGTCCGCCAAGATGGGGATGTCGTCGCGGCGCGCGCGCAGCGGCGGGCTGGTCAGCGCGATCACGTTGAGCCGGTAGTAGAGGTCTTCACGGAAGTCACCGCTGGCCACCGCGGCGCGCATGTCCCGGTGCGTGGCGGCCACCAGCCGGAAGGTGGCCCGCTGGGTCTTGCCGCCGAGGGGCTCGTACTCGCCCTCCTGCAGCACGCGCAGCAACTTGACCTGCACGGCGGGTGGCAGCTCCCCGATCTCGTCGAGGAACAGCGTCCCGCCCGCGGCCTGCGCGATGCGCCCGTCGCGCTTGGCGTGCGCGCCCGTGAAGGCCCCGCGCTCGTGCCCGAACAGCTCGCTCTCGACGATGGTCTCGGGCAGGGCCGCCAGGTTCACGGCCACGAACGCGCCCGTGCGCTGGCTCTGCTCGTGGATGTAGCGCGCCAAGAGCTCCTTGCCCGTGCCGCTCTCGCCCAACACCAACACCGTCGCCGTCGATGGCGCCGCCTGGGACGCGATGTCCAACGCGTGGCGCAACGCAGGGGAAGAACCGACGATGGTGCGCGACTTGAGCGCGGTGAGCTCGCGCTTCAGGTCGCGGTTCTCCGCCACCAGTTGATAGCGCTCCGCCGCCTTCTCGACCGTCTTCACGATCTGCATGCGCTTGAGCGGCTTCTCGACGAAGTCGTAGGCGCCGCCGCGCATGGCCTCGACGGCGGTCTCGATGGTCCCGTAGGCCGTCATGAGCACCACCTCGGCGTCGGCCGCGACCGTGGCCAGCGCTTTGAGGAGCTCGAGCCCGCTCATGCCTGGCATCATCAGGTCGGTCACCACGACGGCCACGCGGTGCTGGCGGCACACGTCGAGCGCCGCCCGACCGCTGGTGGCGGTCAGCACGCGAGCGCCTTCACGCTCGAAGATGCGGCGCAGGCTCTCGAGGTTGGCGGTGTC
It includes:
- a CDS encoding sigma-54-dependent Fis family transcriptional regulator, encoding MSLSDLPILVVDDDTANLESLRRIFEREGARVLTATSGRAALDVCRQHRVAVVVTDLMMPGMSGLELLKALATVAADAEVVLMTAYGTIETAVEAMRGGAYDFVEKPLKRMQIVKTVEKAAERYQLVAENRDLKRELTALKSRTIVGSSPALRHALDIASQAAPSTATVLVLGESGTGKELLARYIHEQSQRTGAFVAVNLAALPETIVESELFGHERGAFTGAHAKRDGRIAQAAGGTLFLDEIGELPPAVQVKLLRVLQEGEYEPLGGKTQRATFRLVAATHRDMRAAVASGDFREDLYYRLNVIALTSPPLRARRDDIPILADHFLDVYARKNGKPPLKPSREAMAQLAEYEWPGNVRELENVIERAVVLNRTGTLGLEDLPEHVAHAQRRGDQLEFAVGTTMADLEQRAIDATLAHTDGDKQLAAQLLGISARTIYRKLAERDAALGIEAGAQPSRDILS